In a genomic window of Mucilaginibacter sp. KACC 22063:
- a CDS encoding OmpA family protein produces MTTKTYFYPVLIAAVIISMTACKSKKMVAKPQEPTPVATTPPPTETKPVEQPTSKEEEPAPAPKPSLKFSNIQFEFNSGVLRTDAYPVLDQAAAAIKQYPDVKFMINGHSSAEGSTEHNQQLSEERANAVKTYLVNAGVSGDALTTKGYGESKPIAPNDTEAGRALNRRVEIKPIQ; encoded by the coding sequence ATGACTACTAAAACCTATTTTTATCCAGTTTTAATTGCGGCTGTAATTATTTCCATGACGGCTTGTAAAAGCAAAAAGATGGTTGCCAAACCACAGGAACCAACCCCAGTAGCGACCACACCTCCGCCAACCGAAACAAAACCGGTAGAACAACCTACTTCTAAAGAAGAAGAACCGGCACCCGCGCCAAAACCATCGTTAAAGTTCAGCAATATCCAGTTTGAATTTAACTCTGGAGTGCTGCGCACAGATGCTTATCCTGTTTTAGATCAGGCTGCCGCTGCCATTAAGCAGTATCCTGATGTTAAATTTATGATCAACGGCCACTCAAGTGCCGAGGGCAGTACTGAGCATAATCAGCAGTTATCAGAAGAACGTGCAAATGCCGTAAAAACTTATTTGGTAAATGCAGGTGTAAGCGGTGATGCGCTTACCACCAAAGGCTATGGCGAAAGCAAACCCATTGCACCAAATGATACCGAAGCTGGCCGTGCGCTTAACCGCCGGGTAGAAATAAAACCAATACAATAA
- a CDS encoding glutamate--tRNA ligase family protein, which produces MSAQSTYQLTRIAPTPSGYLHIGNVLSFAITAALAERSGAKILLRIDDLDQQRVMPQYVQDIFDTLNFLEIQWHMGPRNYQEYKSDWSQLHRLDSYQKALQQLKDEGHVFACTCSRSLIKKLTADETYPGICLDKNIPFDTGGACWRIKTDERQLSVNTFNGVVQAHLTADANYFIVRKKDGFAAYQLASVIDDINFGVDLIVRGQDLWSSTLAQLFLAEKLKKQGLLNNVFHHHALLTNLNGDKLSKSAGDTSIQSLRKQGKTAADIYTAIATAMGFNDPVNSWQQLAQLINV; this is translated from the coding sequence GTGTCTGCGCAATCCACATATCAGCTAACGCGTATTGCCCCTACTCCGAGTGGGTATTTACATATCGGCAATGTATTGTCGTTTGCTATTACTGCTGCATTGGCCGAACGCTCTGGCGCGAAAATCTTATTGCGCATTGACGATCTTGACCAGCAGCGGGTAATGCCCCAATATGTTCAGGATATTTTTGACACGCTTAATTTCTTAGAAATCCAGTGGCATATGGGGCCTCGAAATTACCAGGAATACAAAAGCGATTGGTCGCAACTGCACAGGCTCGATAGCTACCAGAAAGCATTGCAACAACTGAAAGATGAAGGCCATGTATTTGCATGTACCTGCTCACGGTCGCTGATTAAAAAGCTGACTGCAGACGAAACCTATCCCGGCATTTGCCTTGATAAAAATATTCCGTTTGATACCGGGGGTGCGTGCTGGCGAATAAAAACTGATGAAAGGCAACTAAGTGTAAATACATTTAACGGTGTAGTACAGGCGCATCTCACGGCAGACGCTAATTATTTTATAGTACGCAAGAAAGATGGCTTCGCGGCTTACCAGTTAGCTTCGGTGATTGACGATATAAACTTTGGCGTCGATCTTATTGTTCGCGGTCAGGATTTATGGTCATCCACACTGGCGCAGCTTTTCCTGGCTGAAAAGCTAAAAAAGCAGGGCTTATTAAATAACGTTTTCCATCACCATGCCCTGCTTACCAATTTGAACGGCGATAAGCTTTCTAAGTCGGCAGGCGACACTTCCATACAAAGCCTTCGTAAGCAAGGCAAAACGGCTGCCGATATTTATACGGCTATAGCAACTGCGATGGGTTTTAATGATCCGGTCAATAGTTGGCAGCAGCTTGCTCAGTTGATTAATGTCTAA
- a CDS encoding DUF72 domain-containing protein, producing the protein MLDEQKGQFYSGTSGLLTPIPKRDFPEEFKDKSRLCFYSSLFNSIEINSSFYKLPLAKTLSKWAGEVNDNFRFTFKLWKEITHNKGLEFKPDDVKLFMDAINSVGHKKGSLLVQFPPSLQVSHKQQLNVLLDVLRETDHEQQWDIAIEFRHKSWYRDDVYELLENNKMALVLQDIPASATPMLDQSLNFVYVRYHGPNGGYRGSYEDDFLSEYAYYINDWCNEGKTVYAYFNNTIGSALANLQSLNGYLLNF; encoded by the coding sequence ATGCTTGATGAACAAAAAGGCCAATTTTACTCCGGAACCAGCGGTTTGCTAACGCCCATACCTAAACGAGATTTCCCGGAAGAGTTTAAAGATAAAAGCCGCCTTTGCTTCTATAGCAGCCTGTTCAACAGCATCGAGATCAACAGCTCGTTTTATAAACTCCCCCTGGCCAAAACACTTTCAAAATGGGCAGGCGAGGTAAACGATAATTTTCGCTTTACCTTCAAACTGTGGAAAGAGATCACCCACAACAAAGGGCTTGAGTTTAAGCCTGATGACGTAAAGCTCTTTATGGATGCCATTAACAGCGTAGGGCATAAGAAAGGAAGCCTGCTGGTGCAGTTTCCACCAAGCTTACAGGTAAGCCATAAACAACAGTTAAATGTATTACTTGATGTTTTGCGCGAAACCGACCATGAGCAGCAATGGGACATTGCCATTGAATTCAGGCACAAATCATGGTACCGCGACGATGTTTATGAGCTTCTTGAAAATAACAAGATGGCTCTGGTCCTTCAAGACATCCCTGCTTCTGCCACGCCGATGCTTGATCAATCTTTAAACTTCGTTTACGTACGCTATCATGGGCCTAATGGTGGCTATCGTGGTAGCTATGAAGATGACTTCCTTTCAGAATACGCCTACTACATTAACGACTGGTGCAACGAAGGCAAAACTGTTTATGCCTACTTCAATAATACCATAGGCTCGGCTTTAGCCAATCTCCAATCGCTTAATGGCTATCTGCTAAATTTCTAA